A window of the Rhizobium brockwellii genome harbors these coding sequences:
- a CDS encoding ABC transporter permease codes for MTVTASPSQPMSRREWLLSDRPQSRLQARLGRTYVTWRQFTANRLAVLGLLIIVALLFIAAFADVLATHNPVIGDLRNARLLPPGTGEFWLGSDDQGRDIYSRLIYGSRLTLLVVALVAVISAPIGLIVGTVSGYAGGWVDATLMRITDIFLAFPKLVLALAFVAALGPGIQNAIIAIAITSWPPYARIARAETLAVRRSDYISAVKLMGASPLRIVVRHVMPLCISSLIVRVTLDMAGIILTAAGLGFLGLGAQPPLPEWGAMIASGRRFILDQWWVAAMPGIAILIVSLGFNLLGDGLRDALDPKESGQ; via the coding sequence ATGACGGTGACCGCCAGCCCATCCCAGCCGATGAGCCGCCGCGAATGGCTGCTCTCCGACCGGCCGCAATCGCGCCTGCAGGCCCGCCTGGGCCGCACCTATGTTACCTGGCGGCAGTTCACGGCAAACCGACTTGCCGTCCTTGGTCTGCTCATCATCGTGGCGCTGCTTTTCATCGCCGCCTTTGCCGATGTGCTCGCAACGCATAATCCGGTGATCGGCGATCTGCGCAATGCTCGCCTGCTGCCGCCCGGCACGGGGGAATTCTGGCTCGGTTCGGATGACCAGGGCCGTGATATCTATTCGCGGCTGATCTACGGATCGCGATTGACGCTCCTTGTCGTTGCGCTCGTCGCCGTCATCTCGGCGCCGATCGGGTTGATCGTCGGTACGGTCTCCGGTTATGCCGGAGGCTGGGTGGATGCGACGCTGATGCGTATCACCGATATTTTTCTCGCTTTTCCGAAGCTGGTGCTGGCGCTCGCCTTCGTCGCAGCCCTCGGGCCCGGCATCCAGAATGCGATCATCGCCATCGCCATCACCTCCTGGCCGCCCTATGCGCGCATCGCCCGCGCCGAGACGCTGGCGGTCCGGCGTTCCGACTATATTTCGGCGGTGAAGCTGATGGGCGCCTCGCCGCTTCGCATTGTCGTGCGCCATGTCATGCCGCTCTGCATTTCCTCGCTGATCGTGCGCGTGACGCTCGATATGGCGGGCATCATCCTGACGGCGGCCGGTCTTGGTTTCCTCGGTCTCGGTGCGCAGCCGCCACTGCCGGAATGGGGTGCGATGATCGCCTCGGGACGGCGCTTCATCCTCGATCAATGGTGGGTCGCAGCGATGCCCGGCATCGCCATCCTCATCGTCAGCCTCGGCTTCA
- a CDS encoding ABC transporter permease — MSTVETTQEARPRKGRARAFAKALGRFLFAAVTTYLGLLAVTFFIGRVVPIDPVLAILGDRAPNHVVERVRQEMGFNLPLYQQFFIYIKGILSGDFGNSVLTTNPVMVDIRRAFPATVELATLGTLIGAFVGVPLGVLAAVRRGSIVDQVVRVIGLIGYSVPIFWLALISLVIFYAQLRWVAFPGRIDIVFEYTFTPITGFYLLDSAWQGQWDVFYDVFRHIILPASLLGYFSLAYISRMTRSFMLNELSQEYIVAVRAKGLSETRVIWGHALRNAAVPLVTVIALSYAGLLEGSVLTETVFSWPGIGLYITNSLQNADMNAVLGGTIVIGTVFIGINLLSDLLYRTLDPRTRNR; from the coding sequence TTGAGCACCGTCGAAACAACGCAGGAGGCGCGGCCCCGGAAGGGCCGTGCTAGGGCCTTTGCGAAGGCGTTAGGGCGGTTTCTGTTTGCCGCCGTCACCACCTATCTCGGCCTGCTGGCCGTCACCTTCTTCATCGGCCGCGTCGTGCCGATCGATCCCGTGCTCGCCATCCTTGGCGACCGCGCGCCCAACCATGTCGTCGAGCGTGTACGCCAGGAAATGGGCTTCAACCTGCCGCTCTATCAGCAGTTCTTCATCTATATCAAAGGCATCCTGTCCGGCGATTTCGGTAATTCGGTCCTGACGACCAATCCCGTCATGGTCGATATTCGCCGTGCATTTCCGGCGACGGTCGAGCTTGCGACGCTCGGAACGCTGATTGGCGCTTTCGTCGGCGTGCCGCTCGGTGTTCTCGCCGCGGTGCGTCGCGGGAGCATCGTCGACCAGGTGGTGCGCGTCATCGGTCTGATCGGTTATTCAGTGCCGATCTTCTGGCTGGCGCTGATCTCGCTCGTCATCTTCTATGCGCAATTGCGCTGGGTGGCCTTTCCCGGCCGCATCGATATCGTCTTCGAATATACGTTCACGCCGATCACGGGCTTCTATCTGCTGGACAGTGCCTGGCAGGGGCAATGGGATGTCTTCTACGACGTGTTCCGCCACATCATCCTGCCCGCTTCACTGCTCGGCTACTTCTCGCTCGCCTATATCAGCCGCATGACGCGCAGCTTCATGCTGAACGAGCTTTCCCAGGAATATATCGTCGCCGTGCGTGCCAAGGGGCTTTCGGAAACGCGGGTGATCTGGGGCCATGCGCTGCGCAATGCCGCCGTGCCGCTCGTTACCGTCATTGCGCTTTCCTATGCCGGCCTGCTGGAAGGATCGGTGCTGACCGAGACTGTCTTTTCCTGGCCGGGCATCGGGCTCTACATCACCAATTCGCTGCAGAATGCCGACATGAATGCCGTGCTCGGCGGCACGATCGTCATCGGTACGGTCTTCATCGGCATCAACCTTCTGTCCGATCTTCTCTACCGGACGCTCGACCCGAGGACGCGAAACCGATGA
- a CDS encoding ABC transporter substrate-binding protein, whose translation MMMTKLSRNFRMLSAGAALSLLMMAAPSAFAETPKDTLVEGFAIDDIITMDPGEAFELSTAEITTNSYSLLVRLDMDDTSKVKGDLAESWSVSDDGLTYTFKLKSGLKFASGNPITAEDVAWSFERAVKLDKSPAFILTQFGLTGDNVTEKAKAADAGTFVFTVDKAYAPSFVLNCLTATVASVVDKKLVLEHTKAVTPDAEHKYDNDFGNEWLKTGYAGSGAYKMREWRANEVVVLERNDNYYGDKPKLNRVIYRYMKESSAQRLALEAGDIDIARNLEPGDLDAVSKNADLATTSAPKSTIYYVSLNNKNENLKKPEVQEAFKYLVDYDAIGATLIKGIGEIHQTFLPKGQLGELDENPYKLDVAKAKELLAKAGVPDGFSITMDVRNTQPVTGIAESMQQTLAQAGVKMEIIPGDGKQTLTKYRARTHDMYIGNWGSDYFDPNSNADTFTGNPDNSDAGTVKTLAWRNTWEAPELDKQAKAALLERDGAKRAAMYQDIQKKYLANSPFVFIFQQIEVAGYRKSLKDFKLGPSFDTNFVGPIAKE comes from the coding sequence ATGATGATGACCAAACTCAGCCGCAATTTTCGCATGCTTTCCGCGGGAGCCGCTCTTTCGCTCCTGATGATGGCGGCACCCTCCGCTTTCGCCGAGACGCCGAAGGATACGCTGGTCGAAGGCTTCGCCATCGACGATATCATCACGATGGATCCGGGCGAGGCTTTCGAGCTTTCGACGGCTGAAATCACCACCAACAGCTACAGCCTGCTTGTTCGTCTCGACATGGACGATACGTCGAAGGTGAAGGGCGATCTGGCCGAGAGCTGGAGCGTTTCCGATGATGGCCTCACCTATACGTTCAAGCTGAAGTCAGGCCTGAAATTCGCCTCCGGCAACCCGATCACGGCCGAAGACGTTGCCTGGTCGTTCGAGCGTGCCGTCAAGCTCGACAAGAGCCCGGCCTTCATCCTCACCCAGTTCGGCCTGACCGGCGACAACGTCACGGAAAAGGCCAAGGCCGCCGATGCCGGCACTTTCGTCTTCACGGTCGACAAGGCCTACGCGCCGAGCTTCGTGCTCAACTGCCTGACGGCAACCGTCGCTTCCGTCGTCGACAAGAAGCTGGTGCTGGAGCATACGAAGGCGGTGACGCCAGATGCCGAGCACAAATACGACAATGATTTCGGCAATGAGTGGCTGAAGACGGGCTATGCCGGCTCCGGCGCCTACAAGATGCGCGAATGGCGCGCCAACGAAGTCGTCGTGCTGGAGCGCAATGACAATTATTACGGCGACAAGCCGAAGCTCAACCGCGTCATCTACCGCTACATGAAGGAAAGTTCGGCGCAGCGCCTGGCGCTCGAAGCTGGCGACATCGATATCGCCCGCAACCTTGAGCCGGGCGACCTCGATGCGGTGTCGAAGAATGCCGATCTGGCGACGACGAGTGCACCGAAGAGCACGATCTATTATGTCAGCCTGAACAACAAGAACGAGAACCTGAAGAAGCCGGAAGTCCAGGAAGCCTTCAAGTATCTGGTCGACTACGATGCGATCGGCGCAACGCTGATCAAGGGGATTGGCGAAATCCACCAGACTTTCCTGCCGAAGGGGCAGCTCGGTGAGCTCGACGAAAATCCCTACAAGCTCGATGTCGCCAAGGCCAAGGAACTGCTGGCCAAGGCCGGCGTACCCGATGGGTTCTCGATCACCATGGATGTGCGCAACACGCAGCCGGTGACGGGCATTGCCGAATCCATGCAGCAGACGCTGGCGCAGGCCGGCGTCAAGATGGAAATCATCCCCGGCGACGGCAAGCAGACGCTGACCAAATATCGTGCCCGCACCCACGATATGTATATCGGCAACTGGGGCTCTGATTATTTCGACCCGAATTCCAATGCCGACACCTTTACCGGCAACCCCGACAATTCCGATGCCGGCACGGTGAAGACGCTCGCATGGCGCAACACCTGGGAAGCGCCGGAACTCGACAAGCAGGCCAAGGCCGCACTTCTGGAACGCGATGGCGCCAAGCGCGCCGCCATGTACCAGGATATCCAGAAGAAGTACCTGGCAAACAGCCCCTTCGTCTTCATTTTCCAGCAGATCGAGGTGGCCGGCTACCGCAAGAGCCTGAAGGACTTCAAACTGGGTCCGAGCTTCGACACCAATTTCGTCGGTCCGATCGCCAAGGAATAG
- a CDS encoding dipeptidase: MQFVFDGHNDVLLRLWTHSKDGSDPIAEFADGTTVGHIDAHRAREGGLSGGLCAIYIPSGDLVFADPDADGRYITPMAAPLDPLPSLAIANEMAAIALRLDQAGAWRLCRTVKDIRGAMADNIFAAVMHMEGCEAIGADLSALEVFYAAGLRSLGPVWSRHNVFGHGVPFAFPMSPDTAPGLTDAGFALVRECNRLGILIDLAHITEKGFWDVAKKTDQPLVASHSNAHALTPVARNLTDRQLDAIRESRGLVGINYATAMLRADGRSDSDTPLADMIRHIDYLVNRIGIDCVALGSDFDGATIPEEIGDAAGNQKLIAALREVGYADADLAKLARENWLRILAQAWREDHA, translated from the coding sequence ATGCAATTCGTATTTGACGGTCACAACGACGTTCTCCTTCGACTCTGGACACATTCAAAAGACGGCAGCGACCCGATCGCGGAATTCGCAGACGGCACGACGGTCGGCCATATCGATGCGCATCGCGCCAGAGAGGGCGGTCTTTCGGGCGGTCTGTGCGCCATCTATATTCCCTCGGGCGATCTCGTCTTCGCCGATCCGGATGCCGACGGTCGCTATATCACGCCGATGGCGGCCCCTCTCGATCCGTTGCCGTCCCTTGCCATCGCCAATGAAATGGCGGCGATCGCGCTGCGGCTCGATCAGGCGGGCGCCTGGCGGCTCTGCCGGACGGTGAAGGATATCCGCGGCGCCATGGCGGATAACATTTTTGCCGCCGTCATGCATATGGAAGGCTGCGAGGCGATCGGCGCTGATCTCTCGGCGCTCGAGGTATTCTACGCGGCAGGGCTGCGGTCGCTCGGTCCGGTCTGGAGCCGGCACAATGTCTTCGGTCACGGCGTGCCCTTCGCCTTCCCGATGTCGCCGGACACGGCGCCGGGCCTCACCGATGCCGGCTTCGCGCTGGTCAGGGAATGCAATCGTCTCGGTATCCTGATCGACCTTGCCCATATCACCGAGAAGGGTTTCTGGGACGTGGCGAAGAAGACGGACCAGCCGCTGGTCGCCAGCCATTCCAATGCTCACGCCCTGACGCCGGTCGCGCGCAACCTGACGGACAGGCAGCTCGATGCGATCCGCGAAAGCCGCGGGCTCGTCGGCATCAATTATGCCACCGCCATGCTGCGTGCCGACGGCCGCTCGGACAGCGATACGCCGCTTGCCGACATGATCCGCCACATCGACTATCTTGTGAACCGCATCGGCATCGACTGCGTGGCGCTCGGATCGGACTTCGACGGGGCCACCATTCCGGAGGAAATCGGTGATGCGGCGGGTAATCAGAAGCTGATTGCCGCTCTCAGAGAGGTTGGCTATGCTGACGCCGACCTGGCAAAACTTGCCCGTGAAAACTGGCTTCGCATTCTGGCCCAAGCTTGGCGGGAGGACCACGCCTAA
- a CDS encoding ABC transporter permease, whose amino-acid sequence MTTKAAEGAAPLATRQRRRRIPTELSIFLVLVGIALIYEVLGWMFIGQSFLMNWQRLTIMILQVSVIGIIAVGVTQVIITGGIDLSSGSVVGMTAMIATSFAQSSTWGRAVFPSLTDLPAFVPIVVGLLIGAAAGLANGALIAYTKIPPFIATLGMFVSARGVAKWYTKGQPVSGITEQFHFIGTKAWPVVVFLVVALIFHIALRYTRYGKFTYAIGANPQAARVSGINIEAHLVKVYVIAGLLAGLAGIVTAARAETAQASMGVGYELDAIAATVIGGTSLTGGVGRITGTVIGTIILGVMTSGFTFLRIDAYYQEIVKGLIIIAAVVIDVYRQKKRRKH is encoded by the coding sequence GCATCGCGCTCATTTACGAAGTGCTTGGCTGGATGTTCATCGGCCAAAGCTTCCTGATGAATTGGCAGCGTCTGACGATCATGATCCTGCAGGTCTCCGTCATCGGCATCATCGCCGTCGGCGTCACGCAGGTCATCATCACCGGCGGCATCGACCTTTCATCAGGGTCGGTCGTCGGCATGACGGCGATGATCGCAACAAGCTTCGCCCAGTCCTCGACCTGGGGACGGGCCGTCTTTCCCTCGCTGACCGACCTGCCGGCTTTCGTGCCCATCGTCGTTGGTCTGCTGATCGGGGCCGCCGCCGGTCTCGCGAACGGCGCGCTCATCGCCTACACGAAGATCCCGCCGTTCATTGCCACGCTTGGTATGTTCGTTTCGGCCAGGGGTGTCGCGAAGTGGTATACGAAGGGACAGCCGGTTTCCGGTATCACCGAGCAGTTTCATTTCATCGGAACCAAAGCCTGGCCCGTTGTCGTCTTCCTGGTCGTGGCACTGATCTTTCATATTGCGCTGCGCTATACACGTTATGGAAAGTTCACCTATGCCATCGGCGCCAACCCGCAGGCTGCGCGTGTTTCCGGCATCAACATCGAGGCGCATCTCGTCAAGGTCTATGTGATTGCGGGATTGCTTGCCGGCCTTGCCGGAATCGTCACGGCGGCCCGTGCGGAAACCGCACAGGCCAGCATGGGTGTCGGATATGAACTCGACGCGATCGCCGCGACCGTCATCGGCGGCACCTCGCTCACGGGCGGCGTCGGGCGCATCACCGGCACCGTCATCGGCACCATCATTCTCGGCGTCATGACCTCCGGCTTCACGTTCCTCAGGATCGACGCCTATTACCAGGAGATCGTCAAGGGTCTCATTATCATCGCGGCTGTCGTCATCGACGTCTACAGACAGAAGAAACGCCGCAAGCACTGA